A genomic region of Candidatus Eisenbacteria bacterium contains the following coding sequences:
- a CDS encoding DUF3300 domain-containing protein: protein MNQRRTIARLLGLLLLLGAPVLAATETEAPPPDSAQAAPKFTTDQLEQMVAPIALYSDALLMQVMIASTYPLEIVEADRWRRKNASLKGDALDKALEEQDWDPSIKGLTSFPDLLKRMSDNLDWTKDLGDAFLEQKDEVMNAIQTMRAKAVAAGSLESNKEQTVTKEVVNNKETIIIQPAQPDTVYVPQYAPSQVYGPTYAPPAPYYPSMYGYYPPGYVAGASLLSFGVGVGVGALISNGCNWGSNDVYVHNYNNGGGGGKNNSNNNINIDNSKNFNGGNRQNNRKWEHNPEHRRNVGYRDQRTQQKFQGRDPSAARDRQIRDQARGYDRGNQGPGGQGNRPGQGAGNRPGGGGAGTGGNRPGGGNRPGGGGRPGGGTEVGGGNRPGGGGGRPGGGTEVGGGNRPGGGGGGRPQTRPAGNDAFGGYGNGRTAQRDSQRGAASRGGQSWAGGGGGGGGGGRGGGGGGRGGGGFGGGGGGGGGRGGGGGRGGGGGGGRRR from the coding sequence GGCTCCGAAGTTCACCACCGACCAGCTGGAGCAGATGGTGGCGCCGATCGCGCTCTATTCCGACGCGCTCCTGATGCAGGTGATGATCGCCTCGACGTACCCGCTCGAGATCGTCGAAGCGGACCGCTGGCGCCGCAAGAACGCGAGCCTGAAGGGGGACGCGCTCGACAAGGCGCTCGAGGAGCAGGACTGGGATCCCAGCATCAAGGGTCTCACGAGCTTTCCCGATCTCCTGAAGCGGATGTCGGACAACCTCGACTGGACGAAGGACCTGGGTGACGCGTTCCTCGAGCAGAAGGACGAGGTCATGAACGCCATCCAGACCATGCGCGCCAAGGCGGTGGCGGCCGGCAGCCTCGAGTCGAACAAGGAGCAGACGGTCACGAAGGAGGTCGTCAACAACAAGGAGACGATCATCATCCAGCCCGCGCAGCCCGACACGGTCTATGTCCCGCAGTACGCGCCGAGCCAAGTCTACGGCCCAACGTACGCTCCCCCGGCACCGTACTACCCGAGCATGTACGGCTACTACCCGCCGGGCTACGTCGCCGGTGCGAGCCTGCTTTCGTTCGGCGTCGGCGTCGGTGTGGGCGCGCTCATCTCGAACGGCTGCAACTGGGGTAGCAACGACGTCTACGTGCACAACTACAACAACGGCGGCGGGGGCGGGAAGAACAACAGCAACAACAACATCAACATCGACAACAGCAAGAACTTCAACGGGGGAAACCGTCAGAACAACCGCAAGTGGGAGCACAATCCGGAGCACCGCCGCAACGTCGGCTACCGCGATCAGCGCACCCAGCAGAAGTTCCAGGGGCGGGATCCTTCCGCAGCACGCGATCGCCAGATCCGCGACCAGGCGCGCGGCTACGATCGCGGGAACCAGGGCCCCGGCGGCCAGGGGAACCGACCCGGTCAAGGCGCAGGCAATCGGCCGGGCGGCGGCGGCGCCGGCACGGGCGGGAACCGTCCCGGCGGAGGCAATCGACCGGGCGGCGGCGGCCGACCGGGCGGTGGCACCGAGGTCGGCGGCGGAAACCGACCGGGCGGTGGCGGCGGCCGACCGGGTGGTGGCACCGAGGTCGGCGGCGGGAACAGGCCGGGCGGCGGCGGGGGCGGTCGTCCGCAGACGCGTCCCGCAGGCAACGACGCCTTCGGCGGCTACGGCAACGGACGCACGGCGCAACGCGACAGCCAGCGCGGCGCGGCGAGCCGCGGCGGTCAGAGCTGGGCGGGAGGAGGCGGCGGCGGCGGTGGCGGTGGACGCGGCGGCGGTGGCGGTGGACGCGGCGGCGGCGGCTTCGGCGGTGGCGGTGGCGGCGGCGGTGGTCGCGGCGGTGGGGGCGGACGTGGCGGCGGCGGCGGCGGCGGACGGCGGCGCTAA